The following is a genomic window from Nitrososphaerota archaeon.
CCCGGTGAACTGCGACGCGAGGCGCAGCCCCGTTTCGAGGTGAGAAGTCAGGGCAGGCACCTTGACCAAGGACGGCCCGGCCGCGAGGGAGAGCAGGGGAAGGAGCATGTCAGCCAGATTGGCGTCGAGGCACCCGCCGGACTCCTCGGCGGCGGCAAACCCTCTGGCAGCTTCGTGCCCTACGTCCTCCGCGGGCTTCCCCTTCGCACCGATCGAGTCGGAGCCGATGATGACCCCCTCCCCTGCCCTGTAGACGAGCACCGAGGTTCCCGGAGAGTCGGACGGCCCGTCGAGCGCCTCCGCCTCATCCACGGCTATGCCCCTCCCAGAAAGCTCTGCGGCCGCGGCGGCCGACTGGCGCTCGGCCACCTCTCTGGGGAGCCCTCCGCACCTGCTGACCACCTTAGCCGAGGATACGGCCCGCCTCGAGACGAGGGTCAGGGGGACGACCCCTCTGCTCGGCTCGACCTCGGCGGTCACCTCCCCTCCGCCCCTCGGGTAGTACCCTCTCCTTGCCGCCTCCACCCTCGCGCTGATCCCCACCGCCCTGTATCCCTCGGCTGCGACGCGCTGGAAGTAGTCGAAGGTAGGGCTCCAGGGCAC
Proteins encoded in this region:
- a CDS encoding RNA 3'-terminal phosphate cyclase, which gives rise to MEFVEVDGSQGEGGGQILRTAVAFSAIKKVPVKIARIRAGRDVPGLKRQHVTSLRVLAGAFSGRLEGAREGSPEVSFVPGEPVQERMQLDTGTAASITLVLQAVIPAVALSGARLSLKLVGGTDVPWSPTFDYFQRVAAEGYRAVGISARVEAARRGYYPRGGGEVTAEVEPSRGVVPLTLVSRRAVSSAKVVSRCGGLPREVAERQSAAAAAELSGRGIAVDEAEALDGPSDSPGTSVLVYRAGEGVIIGSDSIGAKGKPAEDVGHEAARGFAAAEESGGCLDANLADMLLPLLSLAAGPSLVKVPALTSHLETGLRLASQFTGCQWKAEREGNGVLVEVDPKNR